The genomic window ATCTAAATCAACTAAACGAACTAGTGGGAACAGAGACAGAATATGCAAAACAAAAGAGGCTTCAAAGAGCTAAAGTGGACAATGTCCAGAAAGTGTCCGGACAACGTCCCGAAAATGTCGCCCAGAGTATAGAGTTAGAGAAAGAGTTAGATATAGAGTTAGAGAAAGAGTTAGATATAAAGAAAAAAGAACCGACTTCCAAGAAGCCTAAACCTACTCGTCATAAATATGGCGAATATCAAAATGTTCTTTTGTCAGATCAAGACATGGAAAAATTAAAAGAAGAGTTCCCAAATGATTGGGAGCAGCGGATAGAAAAAGTTTCTGGCTACTGTGCTTCTACAGGCAAGAGCTACAAAAATTATTTAGCAACAATCAGACAGTGGGCTAAACGAGACAATCAGTTACCACAACGAGTATTTAGTAACCGACAGCCAATCAGACAAGAGAAGATACCTGATTCGATAGCTAATCCGGTACCAGAGGAAAAGCTATCTGCAGAACAGCAAGCAAAGATAGATAAGCAGATGGAAGACTTTCTAAACCGCAGAGGGAGGAACTAAGAAATGACAAAAGAATTAGGAAGCATGGAAACGCTAAAACAAAGCATGAAAAACATATATGGATTTCAAATCGTTGAAGAGGACGGGAAACAGTCCATTAAGTTGCCGGAAGCCGTTATGCCGGAATTTGTAAAAGAACGAATCCGATTTTTCACGAAATACAGAGAGGATGGCATGAACTTTTTCGGATGTCTTAACTGCATTCTTGCATATGACGAAGAAGAATGGAAAAAAGAGTTTGCTTTTGGTGCCTATGAAGAATGGCTACCAGTAACAGAAGAATTCAAGCAATGGCGAGATACTTACCATGCTGATCGTGGCGGAGAGGTAGCAGTAGCTATTTTATACGGAACTTGTGAGGAGGTTGAACACGATGATTAACAATGTTGTTCTAGTCGGGCGTCTCACCAAAGATCCCGATTTACGATATACCAGCAGCGGCTCAGCGGTCGCTACTTTTACACTAGCAGTAAACAGAAACTTCACGAATGCAAGTGGAAACCATGAAGCCGATTTCATCAATTGTGTAATATGGCGTAAACCTGCTGAAACTTTAGCGAACTATTCACGAAAAGGTACGTTGCTTGGAGTAGTTGGCAGAATACAGACACGATCCTATGACAATCCGCAAGGTCAAAGAGTTTACGTCACTGAGGTTGTAGTTGAGAATTTTCAGTTACTAGAATCTCGCTCACAGAATGAGCAGAGAGGCGCCGAAGGAGCTTCACGGGGATTTAGCCAAACGCAACAGCAGAACACGCCAGAGAGCTTCCAACAAGCTCATGGAGCACAAGGGACATTACCGGGAACGGAAGTTCCGGAATTCGCTGGTAACGACACTGATAGTTCAGATGAATCAGATGATTTACCGTTTTAAGAGAGGTGCCTACAAATGGATAAAAAACTAAAAAGAGAATTGTTTAAAGAGAACTGTTTAGCAGCGGAAATGAGAGACGAAAGAGCGTTGGAAATTGTTCGAGCAGTCTCTAAAGAATCTGGAAAAGTTGGCAGAAAAGGTGTCAAGGTAAGAATCATCTACAAGAATGGTAAATATAAAGATTATCGGACAATTTCTGAGTGTGCTCGACATACTGGAAAGTCGGAAACAGGTATTAAATATTGTCTGGATCATAGAACAAAAGACAAGCTAGGGCGACGATTTGAGTTTGTAGAGGAGGACGATTGAATGATTAAACGAATCAGAGACATTGAACATCTAAGATTAATTTACACAGCTGATAAACCTAAAAATAATTGTGGCGATGTTATAGACGGAAAACTAGTCAGAGCATTTGCATGTACATCGAGTCCTTTAATGTTCCTGGATAAAGAAGGCAGAAAAATTGTAACGAACGAATGGTTCGTTAATCACAATAACGAGCTGATTTATGATATCAAGAAAAATAACTGGGTAAATATGGATATGTACAGTGATAACAAATCTACTGTGACGGACAATATTTACTATTTGGAGAGTGAAGCGGAATGAAAGAACATCAAAAAGTAGTATTAAATTATCTTAAGAAGTTGCACACCGAAAAGAACCCGCCGTTCCTAATATTTACCCGCTTTGGCTGGGAACACTTCGGGGCAGAATTGCCGGAGGATGTAGCTGAAAACTATCGAAAATTCAATGATGAAGAAGAGTTCGAAGTGTTGAGAGAATTTTGTGAATGGGGTTTAGAGGTTACAGTGGAAGTTGATACCTCAGAAGCAAAAGCAGCCTTTGACGATATGTTTGATGATAGCGTGCATAAGTTTATGAGGAGTGAAGTGGAATGAGAGAAATAAAGTTTCGGGCATTTGTAAAAGATACTAAAAAGATGTTCCCTGTTCATAGTCTAGAATTCTCTAGTCTGGAAGAGCAGCCGGTTGAAGTATCAGGATGCGGCAATGTGGATTGCGGAACATGTACTGATTTTTATGAGTTGGAGCAAGTTGAACTCATGCAATACACAGGCACAAAAGACAAGAACGACGTGGAGATTTATGAAAAAGATTACGTCCGTTTTGGCGGGATTATAGCCCTTGTTGTGTGGAGTGATAAGTATTGTCAATTCAGACTTGATGATGGAACAGCAACTATATCTCTAAATATTCATCACAAAAGCGATTATGAAGTCATCGGCAACATATGCGAAAATCCTGAGTTGCTATGAATGAGGATTTAACTGAAAACGACAAAGAAATTATCCTGTATTTCAAAATGATTCAAAAACTATCCAACGATGTATCTGAGCTGGTCGCTACAGATGATTTTATGATGACGGGTGTTTTAGAATCAATTGAAAAACAGATAGATTTCATCAAGGATATTTATAAAACAGATTTTTAGGAGGCTGAGAAATGAGTAAGGTAGATGAAAATATAGGGAAATACAAAGCAAAATTTGAAAATTGCATGAGCTATATAAAAGGAAAACGAGCATGCATGGCTTCTAAAATTCCTGAGATCAAGAGAGAGGCAGAACTTCTTAAGGAAGTAATTGATGATTTTGAAGAAATCCGAGTGGGACAGGAAGAAACGCGACTCAGCATCACCGATACACTTGATGTGATTGATGATTCTGTAAAATACAATAATCTTCAAAAAAGCTTCAAAAGTGCTTGTAATAAATCAGCTGATGAAGTGTTAGACGAGGTTATCAAATATGGCCCACCTTCAGTGCTGCAAGCAGAGCAGGAAGAGCTGCAGAAGAAAGCTGATAAGTTTGATGAACTGAGTGATGCCGAATGGGATGAAGATGATGTCATCTTGATTATGACTGAGTTTCACGATGAGTATTTAGTCGACAGCGAAAACTCTGTGGAAATAAGTATCAAATATGCTCATAAGATCATTGAGCTGTTCCAAGTGGGTGTAGCAGCTGAAATTAAAAGGCAGAACAAGCCTGTCAAACTACCGGGATTCATCGTCGCAACAATGAAAAACTATGATTCACTTCAATATATGCTAACCGAGGAATATTATAGCGATTGCGATTCTTCCGAAGAAATTTTTGATGACAGTGTGTACTGCTGGATTGCTGATAATTTTGATTTGCTGTGTCGTGCTTGGATTACTGGTAACTACACAACAAAGCAGGAACCGAAATACATGGTGATATTTATTGAATCAGAAGATGATCGACAAATTCTTTTTAGAAAAGGGAAGGAATACGAGGTTGATTTTGAATCCAACAATGAAGGGTATTGGGAGCAGCATTTTACTGAGAAAGAGATTAAGGCGCTAAATAAGAATGTTTGGTCACTTGCAGAAGAAATAGAGGAGGAAACAAAATGAATGGGCGTTGGTTAGTGTATTCACCAGATGGAGATATAGAATGCATCGGAAGTAGAGAGGAATGTTTGCCTGTCTATGAAGAGGCTGTTGAGTTCTATACGTCAGGTGATTTTTCAGAAATAGACGAAAGCGATGAGGGCTACCAAGTGATTCTCGCAAAGCTAGACACCGCTTCTGGATGGTTTGAGAATCCGGAAGGTACATTTTCATTTGAAGAACACAGTGGAACAGATTTTGATGACGAAAAATGAACTGTTTCCAAAATGGAAATAGCCACAATAAAAGTGGTACGTGTAGTAAATGCACGTGCCACTAAGGAGGAAAAACAATGAAAGTAAATCTATCAAGAGCAAATGTATACCATGTCGATGATTGTGATTATGTAGTAGCTGCTACAGCTGAACAGGCGTGTGAGTGGTCTAAAAATGAATATGGCGAGGATTGCGGAAACTGCGCACATATCGTCGATGCAACTAAGAAGGACTTTTTAGATACAGAAATCGAAGTAACGGGAGATGTGATTCTTGAGTATTTTAAAAGGAATACAGGCAAGAGCATAGGAGGACTGACGATGACAGAACAGAAGAAAGTTAAAGTTCACATTGAAACTGGCTATGCAAACGGAGATATTACTGATGAATTGGAAGTATCAGCTCAGACTTCAAGAGAAGAAGCCGAGGAGATTGCGCGCGATATATTCAATAATAATGTTAGTTGGGGATGGAATGAAGAAGATTTTAAGCCAGCCGTTCAAGAAGCAAAAGTCGGGGAGTATTACACCGATGCCAAAAGGGCGATGGTTTACAGAATCGAGAAAATTAATGGATCGAGTGAAACTATAGATGTTATTTTGTTAACCAAGGAAAGAGTGATTATCACTGATTTATTTTTTGGTTATGATCTTACAGGAGATAGACCAGCAACCACAGAGGAAATCGCACTCTTCAAACGTGCAGAGCATTTTCACAGCAAAGGTAGAAAGCTGAATGAGTTTGAAGTCTTCGATTTTGCATTAGTGACTAAAATACGAACAGTTTTCAGAGTCAAAGATGTTTATTCTAGAAATGATGTACCCTTTATAGGCGATCACGATGCAGAGTTAGAATTTCCTGTATCTGAATGCGTGATCTTTATGACAGCGGAAGAACTGGAAGCAGCAACGCAGGAGGCTAGGGGATGAACATATTTGAATTCATGGGAGAGCATCCTATACTCACGGTTTTCATCGTATTCATGATGTATTACGCAATTTTGAATATTTGCCAAGCGATTGTTTTGAGAAAGAAAGGGGAGTAACAATGTTGAACAAAGAAAATATCTTAGGTTTCATAGCGGATCATCAAGAAGAAATTGACGAGCTGGAGAAAGAACTAACAGGAATTACAAATGAAAATGTAATAAATGCAGTCCAACAACGATTGAGTTATCTGCGTGATAATAAATACCACTATGAACTGCAAGCGAGAGCATGGAAGCTTATTGACTAAATAAATCGAAAGGAGTCGGAGGTTTGCCGGCCGGCATGAAAGATATCTTTACTCCTTTTGTGAATAATATGACACTACAGATTTTAGAATTGTTCGGCGGTATTGGATCGCCATTTAAAGCCTTATTGAATTTAGGCATAAAAACAAAGTCAATTGA from Enterococcus sp. 9E7_DIV0242 includes these protein-coding regions:
- a CDS encoding YopX family protein, giving the protein MREIKFRAFVKDTKKMFPVHSLEFSSLEEQPVEVSGCGNVDCGTCTDFYELEQVELMQYTGTKDKNDVEIYEKDYVRFGGIIALVVWSDKYCQFRLDDGTATISLNIHHKSDYEVIGNICENPELL
- a CDS encoding phage replisome organizer N-terminal domain-containing protein; translation: MSDKQKKRYYWLKLKENFFEEDTITWLEEQPNGKEHCLIYLKLCLKSLKTDGVLARNVGNMMIPYDAETLARVTNSSPDTIKVAMDLFEKIGLIQILNDGEIYLNQLNELVGTETEYAKQKRLQRAKVDNVQKVSGQRPENVAQSIELEKELDIELEKELDIKKKEPTSKKPKPTRHKYGEYQNVLLSDQDMEKLKEEFPNDWEQRIEKVSGYCASTGKSYKNYLATIRQWAKRDNQLPQRVFSNRQPIRQEKIPDSIANPVPEEKLSAEQQAKIDKQMEDFLNRRGRN
- the ssb gene encoding single-stranded DNA-binding protein, which produces MINNVVLVGRLTKDPDLRYTSSGSAVATFTLAVNRNFTNASGNHEADFINCVIWRKPAETLANYSRKGTLLGVVGRIQTRSYDNPQGQRVYVTEVVVENFQLLESRSQNEQRGAEGASRGFSQTQQQNTPESFQQAHGAQGTLPGTEVPEFAGNDTDSSDESDDLPF
- a CDS encoding DUF1642 domain-containing protein, which translates into the protein MSKVDENIGKYKAKFENCMSYIKGKRACMASKIPEIKREAELLKEVIDDFEEIRVGQEETRLSITDTLDVIDDSVKYNNLQKSFKSACNKSADEVLDEVIKYGPPSVLQAEQEELQKKADKFDELSDAEWDEDDVILIMTEFHDEYLVDSENSVEISIKYAHKIIELFQVGVAAEIKRQNKPVKLPGFIVATMKNYDSLQYMLTEEYYSDCDSSEEIFDDSVYCWIADNFDLLCRAWITGNYTTKQEPKYMVIFIESEDDRQILFRKGKEYEVDFESNNEGYWEQHFTEKEIKALNKNVWSLAEEIEEETK
- a CDS encoding DUF7167 family protein encodes the protein MKVNLSRANVYHVDDCDYVVAATAEQACEWSKNEYGEDCGNCAHIVDATKKDFLDTEIEVTGDVILEYFKRNTGKSIGGLTMTEQKKVKVHIETGYANGDITDELEVSAQTSREEAEEIARDIFNNNVSWGWNEEDFKPAVQEAKVGEYYTDAKRAMVYRIEKINGSSETIDVILLTKERVIITDLFFGYDLTGDRPATTEEIALFKRAEHFHSKGRKLNEFEVFDFALVTKIRTVFRVKDVYSRNDVPFIGDHDAELEFPVSECVIFMTAEELEAATQEARG